From Oscillatoria sp. FACHB-1407, a single genomic window includes:
- a CDS encoding sigma-70 family RNA polymerase sigma factor, with product MRHRQNLIELFSTFVQFAGDRFGGWLADPRLERSMKASLQQAATTVRELSEGIWALHWHEHWRKNPTGSAANHLSAYLQESCYWAAYKMINRFTSTPYKLSDCFQIAIADLPKILNRFSAAQGSSLKAYASAAFGTAIRDTLRQRQEADICSDWGLLRKLSQKRFADALSKAGLPNHKVAQYSLAWNCFKTIYVPSKGTATRQLSRPERSTWEAIADLYNRDRLQLEDPGLPCSPEVMEQWLSFCAERARAYLYPSALSLNAPKPGLDEGELQDDLPDPMADAPLSLLIAAEEAEVRDSQRSQINTVLLNQLEQMDTQAQQLLQLYYGDELTQQQIAQELGIKQYAVSRRLSKTREILLLALASWSQQTLHISLSSDVVSNMNDVLEEWLYSYFHNAPPFTKGV from the coding sequence ATGCGCCATCGGCAAAACCTTATTGAACTCTTCTCAACCTTTGTACAGTTTGCTGGCGATCGCTTTGGTGGTTGGCTTGCGGACCCACGTCTAGAGCGCAGCATGAAAGCCAGCTTGCAGCAAGCCGCTACAACCGTTAGAGAGCTATCAGAAGGGATTTGGGCATTGCACTGGCATGAGCATTGGCGTAAAAATCCCACTGGATCTGCGGCTAACCACCTGTCTGCCTATCTGCAAGAATCGTGCTACTGGGCAGCCTATAAGATGATCAATCGCTTTACCAGCACGCCCTATAAGCTGTCCGATTGCTTTCAAATTGCGATCGCCGACCTGCCTAAAATTCTCAATCGCTTTAGTGCTGCTCAAGGGTCTAGCCTCAAAGCCTACGCCAGTGCTGCCTTTGGCACTGCCATTCGCGACACGCTGCGCCAACGCCAGGAAGCAGACATCTGTTCTGACTGGGGATTGCTCCGCAAGCTCAGCCAAAAACGATTTGCAGATGCATTAAGCAAGGCAGGGCTACCCAACCACAAGGTAGCTCAATACTCTCTCGCCTGGAACTGCTTTAAGACCATCTATGTGCCATCCAAGGGCACAGCAACTCGACAATTAAGCCGACCCGAACGGTCAACCTGGGAGGCGATCGCTGACCTTTACAACCGCGATCGCCTGCAACTCGAAGATCCTGGGCTTCCCTGTAGCCCTGAAGTGATGGAACAGTGGCTCAGTTTTTGTGCCGAACGGGCACGTGCCTATCTTTACCCGTCTGCCCTATCCCTCAATGCGCCCAAACCTGGACTCGATGAAGGAGAACTGCAAGATGATTTGCCTGACCCTATGGCGGATGCTCCCCTCAGTTTGCTGATTGCTGCCGAAGAAGCAGAGGTGCGCGACTCACAGCGATCGCAAATCAACACTGTGTTGCTCAATCAGTTAGAACAAATGGACACCCAGGCTCAACAGTTGTTGCAGCTTTACTACGGGGATGAACTGACCCAACAACAGATTGCTCAAGAGCTAGGAATCAAGCAATATGCGGTTTCTCGGCGTTTATCTAAAACCAGAGAAATATTATTGCTGGCATTGGCAAGTTGGAGCCAGCAAACCTTGCATATTTCTCTCAGTTCAGACGTAGTGAGCAATATGAACGATGTATTAGAAGAATGGTTGTACAGCTACTTTCACAACGCGCCACCATTCACCAAAGGAGTTTAG
- the psaK gene encoding photosystem I reaction center subunit PsaK, translating to MIHSTLVLAVASTATWSPKVAFIMIACNLFAIAIGYYAIQKRGVGPALPVELPAMFTGFGLPELLATASFGHLLGAGFILGLANAGVI from the coding sequence TTGATTCACTCTACTTTAGTACTTGCTGTCGCTTCCACCGCTACCTGGTCGCCCAAGGTTGCATTTATCATGATTGCCTGCAACCTGTTTGCGATCGCCATTGGCTACTATGCCATTCAAAAGCGGGGTGTGGGTCCTGCATTACCAGTAGAATTACCGGCTATGTTTACTGGGTTTGGCTTACCAGAATTGTTGGCAACGGCTAGTTTTGGACATTTGCTTGGGGCTGGATTCATTTTGGGTTTAGCTAACGCTGGGGTTATCTAG
- a CDS encoding CHASE2 domain-containing protein, with protein MGQLVVLNLGRGNWQQGFPSVIAQLWEAGRAPMQFTGSLPAAPDLENLYRQWRSLYEALYAGLNWRQSPAAPVPEIEIIEDDVTNVSETEFFALCRELQVRLNGWLDAREFRKIDRSLRTRLHPGDEVRLIITAEDNGVLRLPWCLWQFLEDYPNAEIALSPFEYRRSIKSDLPRTSDRVRILAVLGNAHGIDTEHDRQLLKALPHAELSFLVEPDLATLNQHLWGSSWDILFFAGHSSSHQGGQMQLNATESISIEQLRYGLKQAIANGLKLAIFNSCDGLELAHDLADLHIPQVIVMREPVPDRVAQEFLTSVLPAFASGQSLYKAVRQAREHLQTIEHDFPCATWLPVVCQNPAEEPVFWKDWCVQPSHLTPATTPWQRWTKYLPSRRQVWQGLAASLAITGAVLGVRWMGWLEPLELRALDHLLQVRPHEEPDPRLLIITVDEADIQAQGQDQRRSSLSDATLTRLLEELEQADAQVIGLDVYRDFPVDADQPQLANQLRESDRLIAVCKSRDAEVDSFGVAPPPEVPKTRLGFSDFLKDEDGVLRRHLLSMTPDPLSPCATAYSFSSQIAFTYLHAMGISAQFTPTGNLQIGETEFPRLRDRSGGYQSIDAGGNQILLNYRALPHPDKIGDQVTLTQFLQNPAQPNSLRGKVVLIGVTAVSAGDYWATPYGSDAFRELSGVFVQAHMVSQILSAVLDGRSLLWVWSGWQEGLWILGWALVGGGLALCLSPRQVVIGAIGGGAVLYGTCVLLITQGGWVPLIPAAVAFATTTGMVVYLKNKSFSTSGQFSETGHLSGVLQIRK; from the coding sequence ATGGGGCAGTTAGTCGTCTTAAATTTGGGCAGAGGCAACTGGCAGCAGGGGTTTCCCTCTGTCATTGCTCAGCTTTGGGAGGCGGGTAGAGCACCCATGCAATTTACTGGCAGCTTACCCGCCGCGCCCGATTTAGAAAACCTCTATCGTCAGTGGCGATCGCTGTATGAAGCGTTGTATGCCGGGCTAAATTGGCGACAATCCCCTGCCGCACCTGTTCCAGAGATTGAAATCATTGAAGACGATGTCACCAACGTCTCAGAAACAGAGTTCTTCGCACTCTGTCGGGAACTTCAGGTGCGATTGAATGGCTGGTTAGATGCCAGAGAGTTTCGCAAGATCGATCGCAGCCTGCGAACTCGTCTACACCCCGGTGATGAAGTCCGACTGATTATCACGGCTGAAGACAACGGCGTGTTACGCCTGCCCTGGTGTCTGTGGCAATTTTTGGAGGATTACCCCAACGCGGAGATCGCCCTGAGCCCGTTTGAATATCGACGGTCAATCAAGTCCGACCTCCCTAGAACGAGCGATCGCGTCCGAATTCTGGCAGTTTTGGGTAACGCGCATGGCATTGATACTGAGCACGATCGCCAACTTTTAAAAGCACTGCCCCATGCGGAACTCAGCTTTTTAGTAGAGCCTGACCTGGCAACCCTGAACCAACACCTGTGGGGTTCCAGTTGGGATATTCTGTTTTTCGCCGGACATAGCTCCAGCCATCAAGGCGGACAGATGCAACTCAACGCCACCGAGAGCATCAGCATTGAGCAACTGCGCTATGGGCTTAAACAGGCGATCGCCAACGGGCTAAAACTCGCTATCTTCAACTCCTGTGATGGATTGGAATTGGCACACGACCTGGCTGACCTCCACATTCCCCAGGTGATCGTCATGCGGGAACCCGTCCCCGATCGGGTGGCGCAAGAGTTCCTCACATCAGTTTTACCTGCTTTCGCGAGTGGTCAGTCGCTCTACAAGGCGGTGCGCCAAGCCCGCGAACATCTCCAGACAATCGAGCATGACTTTCCCTGTGCCACCTGGCTTCCGGTGGTGTGCCAAAACCCTGCCGAGGAGCCTGTCTTCTGGAAGGACTGGTGTGTTCAACCCAGTCACCTCACACCCGCTACAACCCCCTGGCAACGCTGGACTAAATACCTACCCAGTCGTCGCCAAGTTTGGCAGGGACTGGCTGCCAGTCTTGCCATCACTGGGGCGGTGTTAGGGGTGCGCTGGATGGGTTGGTTAGAGCCGCTAGAGCTACGGGCATTAGACCACTTGCTGCAAGTTCGCCCCCATGAGGAACCTGATCCCCGCCTGTTGATCATCACGGTCGATGAGGCGGATATCCAGGCGCAGGGGCAAGATCAACGACGCAGTTCCCTATCGGATGCCACGCTCACTCGCCTTTTAGAAGAACTAGAACAGGCAGATGCCCAAGTGATTGGGCTGGACGTCTATCGCGATTTTCCGGTGGATGCCGATCAGCCCCAACTGGCAAACCAACTGCGGGAGAGCGATCGCCTCATTGCTGTGTGTAAGAGCCGAGATGCGGAGGTCGATTCCTTTGGCGTGGCTCCACCACCAGAAGTGCCTAAAACCCGTCTTGGCTTTAGCGATTTCCTCAAGGACGAGGATGGGGTGCTCCGACGGCACCTCCTCTCGATGACCCCCGACCCCCTCTCTCCCTGCGCCACGGCCTATTCCTTCAGCAGCCAAATTGCCTTTACCTACCTGCACGCAATGGGTATCTCGGCGCAGTTCACCCCAACCGGAAATCTCCAGATTGGTGAGACGGAGTTTCCTCGCCTGCGCGATCGCTCCGGTGGCTACCAAAGCATTGATGCAGGAGGGAATCAGATTCTATTGAATTACCGGGCTCTCCCTCATCCTGACAAAATTGGGGATCAAGTAACTCTGACTCAATTTCTGCAAAATCCGGCTCAACCCAATTCACTCCGGGGCAAAGTTGTCCTGATTGGAGTAACGGCTGTAAGTGCAGGAGACTATTGGGCAACGCCTTACGGGTCTGATGCCTTTCGAGAACTGTCAGGGGTATTCGTTCAGGCACATATGGTCAGCCAGATCCTCAGTGCAGTGCTAGATGGGCGATCGCTGTTGTGGGTCTGGTCAGGTTGGCAGGAGGGTCTATGGATTTTGGGCTGGGCACTGGTTGGAGGGGGGCTTGCGCTCTGTCTGTCTCCAAGACAGGTGGTGATTGGGGCGATCGGAGGGGGTGCGGTTCTATACGGAACTTGTGTTCTCCTGATCACTCAGGGAGGGTGGGTGCCTCTGATTCCAGCGGCTGTAGCATTCGCCACCACTACTGGTATGGTGGTCTACCTCAAGAACAAATCTTTCTCTACTTCAGGTCAATTCTCCGAAACGGGACACTTATCAGGTGTTTTACAAATCAGAAAATGA
- a CDS encoding DUF1822 family protein codes for MLSGFETPIQLWLEIPATVQSTAWQQSQAFSTAASRWNAYLNQLCVETFLHWWRDTAQSQSCEAAQIADPSTSPELWEVMNGVALTLDHTRLVLIPSEAIDTSELRTPQEWVDIPSWAGDYYLAAQVNPDEGWIRFWGYTSHHQIKANAHYEAGDRTYTLPSDALIADLNVLWVIRQLNAQEVTRGVLPPLPELTIEQAELLLEQLSPKISQEMSMLQSPRLMVSFEQWGSLLQNVEWRSRLLSHYRSTPAMAPQADTPALATVNTSTPVRLSQWFQNVFEAGWESLESLFGEANLAYSFRRTETAEGIRRVKLVSLETTFQPQSAVLMISLTPEIDGRVEVQVQLRPTPGDVYLPADVSLRLLSVASQPLQFTRSRQQDNYIQLKRFRCLPGWEFIVQIELNGTIVTEHFIS; via the coding sequence ATGCTTTCGGGTTTTGAGACACCAATTCAACTTTGGTTAGAAATTCCGGCAACGGTGCAGTCCACTGCCTGGCAACAAAGCCAAGCTTTCTCTACCGCTGCAAGCCGATGGAACGCTTATCTGAATCAACTCTGTGTAGAAACGTTTCTGCACTGGTGGCGCGACACGGCTCAGTCGCAGTCGTGTGAAGCAGCTCAAATAGCCGATCCTTCAACATCGCCCGAATTATGGGAAGTGATGAATGGAGTAGCCCTAACCCTCGATCACACTCGTTTGGTGTTAATTCCATCCGAGGCGATTGACACGAGCGAACTGCGAACCCCCCAAGAATGGGTCGATATTCCCAGTTGGGCAGGCGACTATTACCTCGCTGCTCAAGTCAACCCGGACGAAGGTTGGATTCGATTTTGGGGTTATACCAGTCACCACCAAATTAAAGCCAATGCTCATTATGAAGCGGGCGATCGCACCTACACACTCCCTTCAGATGCGCTGATTGCCGATCTGAATGTGTTGTGGGTCATCCGTCAACTCAATGCCCAAGAGGTAACGCGAGGCGTATTACCACCGTTGCCCGAATTAACGATCGAACAAGCCGAACTGCTATTAGAACAACTCTCACCCAAAATTTCACAAGAAATGTCTATGCTTCAGTCGCCCCGGTTAATGGTTTCCTTCGAGCAATGGGGATCGCTGTTACAAAACGTAGAATGGCGATCGCGCTTACTCAGCCACTATCGCTCGACTCCGGCTATGGCTCCCCAGGCTGACACACCTGCCCTTGCTACTGTCAACACTTCTACCCCGGTACGCCTGAGCCAGTGGTTTCAGAATGTATTTGAAGCAGGCTGGGAATCGCTGGAATCGCTCTTTGGAGAAGCCAATCTGGCGTATAGTTTTCGGAGAACTGAAACCGCAGAAGGCATTCGGCGGGTTAAATTAGTGTCATTAGAAACGACGTTCCAACCGCAGTCAGCCGTATTGATGATCTCGCTGACTCCAGAAATCGACGGCAGGGTAGAAGTCCAGGTGCAACTACGCCCCACCCCAGGGGATGTGTATCTACCAGCAGATGTGTCGCTGCGGTTACTTTCAGTTGCATCTCAACCGTTACAATTTACGCGATCGCGCCAACAAGATAACTACATTCAACTCAAGCGATTTCGCTGTCTGCCAGGGTGGGAATTTATCGTGCAGATCGAGTTAAATGGAACCATTGTCACCGAACACTTTATTAGCTAG
- a CDS encoding phosphoribosylanthranilate isomerase, whose product MKVKICGITQPEQGRAIADLGASALGFMCVSQSPRFVTPEQIQTIIEALDGRSVDRVGVFANASIEDIKRVVAIADLNVIQLHGSESPDFCAQLQVALPQVSLIKALRIRTGQDLQQADRYQPWVAGLLLDAYHPNLLGGTGTTLDWASLKAFRPNRPWLLAGGITPANVAEALKQVNPDGIDLSSGVERSPGDKDLEKVARLFEVLETIEPHQPQGTSMAR is encoded by the coding sequence ATGAAAGTAAAGATTTGTGGAATTACCCAGCCTGAACAAGGGAGGGCGATCGCGGATTTGGGAGCCAGTGCTCTGGGGTTTATGTGTGTGTCTCAGTCGCCTCGGTTTGTCACGCCTGAGCAGATTCAAACAATAATTGAGGCATTGGATGGGCGATCGGTCGATCGCGTAGGGGTATTTGCCAATGCCTCAATTGAAGACATTAAACGGGTCGTGGCGATCGCTGATCTCAATGTCATCCAGCTACACGGCAGCGAATCTCCCGACTTTTGTGCTCAGTTGCAAGTTGCTCTGCCACAGGTGTCCCTGATCAAAGCATTGCGAATTCGGACAGGGCAAGATTTGCAGCAAGCCGATCGCTATCAACCCTGGGTTGCTGGGCTGTTGTTAGATGCCTATCACCCCAACTTATTAGGAGGGACGGGCACCACGTTAGACTGGGCAAGCCTGAAAGCGTTTCGTCCCAATCGCCCCTGGTTACTGGCGGGTGGCATCACTCCAGCCAATGTGGCAGAGGCTCTGAAGCAAGTTAACCCAGATGGCATCGATCTTTCGAGTGGCGTGGAGCGATCGCCCGGAGACAAAGATTTGGAAAAAGTAGCCCGATTATTCGAGGTGTTAGAAACCATTGAGCCACACCAACCCCAGGGGACTAGCATGGCTCGATGA
- a CDS encoding DUF928 domain-containing protein — protein MLAIQPPFHVMRSVCSFGLILTSLLTAVVQSSARATSDPLNQEQVVFVAPQPPLDQGAPSGRRQGGASRGPCRNYETLTALTPVTSDGKVWGLTTLDRPTFWFHIPNTLTDDVPVEFVLQDSEDNYVYRTRASALETQSGIISVSLDASERTLEVGKTYHWTFSIYCDAAHPSASVFVRGSVQRIAPSSELEQQLSTATPLQQASVYAANGIWYEALTLLATLKQHNPGDSRTSTAWTELLEQADLGAIAPAPIVSCCTFDQIPSSN, from the coding sequence ATGCTTGCTATTCAGCCCCCATTTCACGTTATGCGCTCTGTTTGTAGCTTCGGTTTAATTTTGACGAGTTTGCTAACTGCCGTTGTTCAAAGTTCGGCTAGGGCAACCAGTGATCCCCTCAATCAGGAACAGGTTGTTTTCGTTGCACCTCAACCTCCCCTAGATCAGGGCGCACCCTCCGGCAGACGGCAAGGCGGAGCGAGTCGAGGTCCATGCCGCAATTACGAGACTTTGACTGCTTTGACCCCCGTCACCTCGGATGGCAAGGTTTGGGGCTTAACAACCCTCGATCGCCCCACCTTCTGGTTCCACATTCCCAATACCTTGACCGACGATGTTCCCGTCGAATTCGTTCTGCAAGATAGCGAAGATAATTACGTCTATCGCACCAGAGCCAGTGCGCTTGAAACGCAATCTGGTATCATCAGTGTCTCTCTGGACGCATCAGAACGGACGCTAGAAGTAGGCAAGACCTATCACTGGACGTTTTCAATTTACTGTGATGCGGCTCATCCTTCGGCATCCGTCTTTGTCAGAGGCTCCGTGCAACGCATCGCCCCTTCATCCGAGTTAGAACAGCAACTCAGCACCGCTACCCCATTACAGCAAGCCTCTGTGTATGCGGCTAATGGCATCTGGTATGAGGCGTTAACACTGCTGGCAACCTTGAAACAGCACAATCCGGGTGACTCGCGCACATCCACAGCCTGGACGGAGTTACTGGAGCAAGCAGATTTAGGGGCGATCGCCCCTGCTCCGATTGTGTCCTGTTGCACCTTTGACCAGATTCCAAGTTCCAACTAG
- a CDS encoding peptidoglycan-binding domain-containing protein, whose product MRSQPASIQLRSITRSLWFKILNLAIVLSVCSWATEAIAQIYQRGDVGVEVEAIQSALGIPVDGIYGDQTESAVLRFQLANGLDADGIAGPQTLRALGLGSLTGRTLPPVPTVPYDNFYGSSGNTVGLNAPIVSTTNPYVVVIPGINEAELFQAQQLAPDAYIVPRARRGAYIRAGSFARRSEAESLSRDLRRSGLDARVAYRPR is encoded by the coding sequence ATGAGATCTCAACCTGCGTCTATTCAACTCCGCTCTATTACGCGATCGCTGTGGTTTAAGATTCTTAACCTTGCTATTGTGCTTTCGGTTTGTAGCTGGGCGACAGAGGCGATCGCCCAAATCTATCAGCGTGGCGACGTTGGTGTGGAAGTCGAAGCCATTCAAAGTGCCCTTGGCATCCCAGTAGACGGCATCTATGGTGATCAAACGGAGTCGGCAGTCCTCCGGTTTCAGCTTGCCAATGGACTTGACGCAGATGGTATTGCTGGACCCCAAACTCTGAGAGCATTGGGTCTGGGCAGCTTAACTGGTCGAACTTTACCCCCTGTCCCAACAGTTCCCTACGATAACTTTTATGGATCTTCCGGCAACACTGTCGGTTTAAATGCCCCAATCGTCTCTACAACCAATCCCTATGTTGTCGTGATCCCTGGCATCAATGAGGCAGAACTGTTTCAAGCTCAACAGCTTGCTCCCGACGCTTACATCGTCCCTCGTGCTCGACGGGGAGCTTATATCCGAGCAGGGTCGTTTGCCCGCCGCTCAGAAGCAGAGAGCCTCTCGCGAGACTTGAGACGCTCTGGGTTAGATGCTCGTGTTGCCTATCGTCCTAGATAG
- a CDS encoding site-2 protease family protein: MKLGWRIGSIFGIPLFIDISWFYILALITLWYGGWVWRDRDWSTSVTWIAGLVMALLLFTSAVLHELGHSLVARSHGIPVNSITLFLFGGIAAIDQDEFKTPHQTFQVAIAGPTVSFVLFLLFILTVRLLAFSDPTATILEELAWLNLVLALFNMIPGLPLDGGQVLRAAIWQLTGNHLKSIRWAARIGQALGWIAIFSCAIGFLTSSNLWYLWIAFLGWFVVRNATTYMQVSDLQEALIQLHASTAMTRDFRVIDAHLSINEFTQNYLSRETASPLFFAVSDGRYRGMIDVNQLRHLEKSHWDSPVEAIAHPLNDIPTVTEMTSLAMVINLLETHQLRSIPVLSSAGSIAGVIDRGDIVRAVSERLNIAISDTTITRVKDDDTYPPGLPLSSIAKSLAK, encoded by the coding sequence ATGAAACTGGGTTGGCGTATCGGTTCTATTTTTGGCATTCCGCTATTCATCGACATTTCATGGTTCTATATTCTGGCGTTGATTACCCTGTGGTATGGCGGTTGGGTATGGCGCGATCGCGATTGGAGTACCTCTGTCACATGGATAGCGGGGCTTGTGATGGCTCTACTGCTGTTTACATCCGCTGTGTTGCATGAACTGGGGCATAGCCTTGTGGCGCGATCGCACGGGATTCCAGTAAATTCGATTACCCTGTTCCTGTTTGGGGGCATCGCTGCCATCGACCAGGATGAATTTAAAACCCCCCATCAGACCTTTCAAGTGGCGATCGCTGGTCCCACGGTGAGTTTTGTGCTGTTTCTATTGTTCATTCTCACAGTGCGGTTGCTTGCCTTCTCGGATCCCACGGCTACTATTCTGGAGGAGTTGGCGTGGTTGAACCTGGTCTTGGCTCTGTTTAATATGATCCCCGGTCTTCCTCTGGATGGCGGGCAGGTGCTTAGAGCCGCTATTTGGCAGTTAACAGGGAATCACCTTAAGAGCATCCGCTGGGCAGCCAGAATTGGACAAGCCCTGGGCTGGATAGCAATCTTCTCTTGTGCAATTGGGTTTTTGACGTCTTCTAACCTTTGGTATCTGTGGATCGCGTTTTTGGGTTGGTTTGTGGTTCGCAATGCCACAACCTACATGCAAGTATCTGACCTGCAAGAGGCACTCATTCAGCTTCATGCCTCAACGGCTATGACCCGTGACTTTCGGGTGATTGATGCCCATTTAAGCATCAATGAATTCACTCAGAATTACCTGTCGCGGGAAACCGCCTCTCCTTTGTTTTTTGCTGTTTCGGATGGACGCTATCGCGGCATGATTGATGTGAATCAACTGCGCCATCTCGAAAAGAGCCACTGGGATAGCCCTGTAGAGGCGATCGCCCACCCCTTGAACGACATTCCCACCGTGACAGAAATGACCTCCCTGGCAATGGTCATCAACCTGCTAGAAACTCACCAATTGCGCTCTATTCCTGTGTTATCGTCCGCAGGCTCCATTGCAGGAGTGATTGATCGCGGAGATATCGTTCGAGCCGTGAGTGAACGCCTTAATATTGCGATTTCAGACACCACCATCACTCGTGTCAAGGACGATGACACGTATCCGCCCGGACTACCCCTCTCTTCGATCGCTAAGTCTCTCGCCAAATAG
- a CDS encoding Npun_R2479 family HD domain-containing metalloprotein, with product MFNATELLIDAFVKQLKDGYQRTYGGWKSNYEDIIGWVGSMALENIANSDALYHNVEHTILVTLVGQEILRGKHIREGGVSCEDWLHFIISLVCHDIGYVKGVCRNDREGWYATGKAGEMINLPPGSSDAALTPYHVDRAKLFIDERFGGHSLINAETVKSNIELTRFPVPKAEDHQDTMNFAGLLRASDLIGQLSDPRYLKKIGALFYEFEETGVNKALGYRHPGDLRKNYPKFYWNGVYPYVKDGLHYLELTQQGKQIIANLYSNVFVVEHEPSSV from the coding sequence ATGTTTAACGCCACTGAACTGCTAATAGATGCTTTTGTTAAACAGCTCAAAGACGGCTACCAGCGTACCTATGGGGGTTGGAAGTCTAACTATGAAGACATCATTGGTTGGGTAGGGTCAATGGCGTTAGAGAACATTGCCAACAGCGATGCGCTCTACCACAATGTTGAACACACAATTTTGGTAACGCTAGTCGGTCAAGAGATACTTCGAGGAAAACATATCCGCGAAGGAGGAGTGTCTTGTGAAGATTGGCTACACTTCATCATTTCCCTGGTATGCCATGACATTGGTTACGTCAAAGGCGTTTGTCGCAACGACCGAGAAGGGTGGTACGCAACGGGCAAGGCGGGTGAGATGATCAACCTGCCGCCTGGTTCCTCAGATGCGGCGTTGACCCCTTATCATGTCGATCGCGCCAAATTGTTTATCGATGAGCGGTTTGGCGGACACAGCCTGATTAATGCTGAAACTGTAAAGTCCAACATTGAGTTAACTCGCTTTCCAGTGCCCAAAGCGGAAGACCACCAGGACACAATGAATTTTGCAGGTTTGCTGCGAGCATCTGATCTCATTGGTCAATTGAGCGACCCCCGCTATCTCAAAAAAATTGGGGCACTGTTTTATGAATTTGAAGAAACCGGAGTGAATAAGGCGTTGGGCTATCGTCATCCGGGAGACTTGCGCAAAAACTACCCCAAGTTTTATTGGAATGGGGTCTATCCTTACGTTAAGGATGGCTTACATTATCTGGAGTTAACTCAACAGGGCAAGCAAATCATAGCCAATCTCTATTCCAACGTGTTTGTAGTGGAACACGAGCCATCCAGTGTTTAG